From the Bacillus tuaregi genome, one window contains:
- a CDS encoding heavy-metal-associated domain-containing protein, whose amino-acid sequence MTKAVFQLEPLTCPSCIKKIESTLTKTAGVESVKVLFNSSKVKTEFDEAQIAASKLEETIEKLGYEVLSAKVS is encoded by the coding sequence ATGACAAAGGCAGTATTTCAGCTAGAGCCTCTTACATGCCCGTCCTGTATTAAAAAAATCGAATCCACACTGACTAAAACAGCAGGGGTCGAATCTGTTAAAGTACTATTTAACTCCAGTAAGGTGAAAACAGAATTTGATGAAGCCCAAATTGCAGCATCAAAGCTGGAGGAGACAATTGAAAAGCTCGGCTATGAGGTTTTATCGGCAAAGGTATCATAG
- a CDS encoding molybdenum cofactor biosynthesis protein MoaE, whose product MNFEIAKEPINIQAVIDKVVQREAGAITTFIGTVRELTHGKKTLYLIYEAYESMAVKKLEQIGQEIGEKWPGAQVAITHRVGKLDITDVAVVIAVSMPHRADAYEANRYAIERIKEIVPIWKKEHWEDGQEWIGNQKETVPYPTGKPEEADLHE is encoded by the coding sequence ATGAATTTTGAAATAGCAAAAGAGCCGATTAACATCCAGGCTGTGATTGATAAGGTGGTCCAGCGTGAAGCTGGCGCAATTACCACGTTCATTGGAACAGTTCGAGAGCTGACACACGGAAAGAAGACTCTTTATCTTATATATGAAGCCTACGAATCGATGGCAGTCAAGAAGCTGGAGCAGATCGGACAGGAAATTGGAGAAAAATGGCCGGGGGCACAGGTTGCTATCACGCACAGAGTGGGAAAGCTTGATATTACCGATGTCGCGGTTGTGATTGCGGTTTCCATGCCGCATCGTGCGGACGCCTATGAAGCAAATCGCTATGCGATTGAAAGAATCAAGGAAATTGTTCCGATTTGGAAAAAAGAGCATTGGGAAGACGGTCAGGAATGGATTGGAAACCAGAAGGAAACAGTCCCTTATCCAACAGGTAAACCAGAGGAGGCTGATTTGCATGAATAA
- the moaD gene encoding molybdopterin converting factor subunit 1: MNKVLFFAHLRDEAGQESVEVEAAGKTIAVLKQELASTYGIQKLDAVMAAVNEEFADDDEVIKEGDTIAFIPPVSGG; the protein is encoded by the coding sequence ATGAATAAAGTGTTGTTTTTTGCTCATTTACGTGATGAGGCTGGACAGGAAAGTGTCGAAGTAGAGGCAGCAGGTAAGACGATTGCTGTATTGAAGCAGGAGCTGGCTTCGACCTATGGGATTCAGAAGCTGGATGCGGTAATGGCAGCCGTAAATGAGGAGTTCGCCGACGATGATGAGGTCATCAAGGAAGGTGACACGATTGCCTTTATTCCTCCTGTTAGTGGAGGTTGA
- a CDS encoding thiazole biosynthesis adenylyltransferase ThiF: MSERYSRQTLFSPIGKEGQEKIRRKHVLVIGAGALGSGSAEMLTRAGVGALTIVDRDYVEESNLQRQQLYTEQDVAEKLPKAAAAEKRLREINSDVEIHSFIGDANPEKLAELASGKDLIIDATDNFETRLAINDISQKYQIPWIYGACVGSYGMCFTIVPGKTPCLNCLLKKLPIQGMTCDTVGIISPTVGMVVSHQVAEAMKILVEDWEAVRPAFVSFDLWRNQYSSMKVGKAKDDSCLSCGASPTFPFLDVENQTKSTVLCGRDTVQVRPPKPLDIRLAELAAQLKALGYEVKGNPYLLSLETKGERMVIFKDGRALVHGTKDMTAAKSMYNRILG; encoded by the coding sequence ATGAGTGAACGTTATTCCCGTCAAACATTATTTTCCCCCATTGGGAAAGAAGGACAGGAGAAGATTCGCCGGAAGCATGTGCTGGTGATTGGTGCCGGCGCGCTTGGCTCAGGAAGTGCAGAAATGCTGACAAGAGCCGGTGTTGGCGCGCTGACAATTGTGGACCGTGATTATGTCGAGGAAAGCAATTTGCAGCGCCAGCAGCTATACACGGAACAAGATGTGGCAGAGAAGCTGCCAAAGGCGGCTGCGGCCGAAAAACGTCTGCGTGAGATCAACTCAGATGTTGAGATTCATTCCTTTATTGGTGATGCAAATCCTGAGAAGCTTGCTGAGCTGGCGTCTGGAAAGGATTTAATCATCGATGCTACCGATAACTTTGAAACGAGACTGGCGATTAATGACATTTCGCAGAAGTATCAGATTCCGTGGATTTACGGTGCCTGTGTTGGCAGCTATGGGATGTGCTTTACGATTGTGCCGGGAAAGACGCCTTGTTTAAATTGTTTGCTGAAGAAGCTGCCGATTCAAGGGATGACCTGTGATACGGTTGGGATTATATCACCGACGGTTGGGATGGTGGTTTCCCATCAGGTAGCAGAAGCGATGAAAATTCTTGTAGAGGATTGGGAGGCAGTAAGACCGGCCTTTGTCAGCTTTGACTTGTGGCGGAATCAGTATTCCAGCATGAAGGTTGGAAAGGCAAAGGATGATTCCTGCTTGTCCTGCGGTGCGAGTCCGACGTTTCCATTTTTGGATGTAGAAAATCAAACGAAATCAACCGTTTTATGCGGTCGCGATACAGTCCAGGTTCGCCCGCCGAAGCCGCTTGACATCAGGCTCGCTGAGCTCGCGGCGCAGCTGAAGGCGCTAGGATACGAGGTAAAAGGCAATCCGTATCTATTGTCGCTGGAGACGAAGGGTGAACGGATGGTTATCTTCAAGGACGGGCGCGCGTTGGTGCACGGCACGAAGGATATGACAGCAGCAAAGAGCATGTATAATCGGATACTTGGATAA